A genome region from Candidatus Delongbacteria bacterium includes the following:
- a CDS encoding glycosyltransferase family 9 protein has translation MKVLILRYSSLGDIILATPVLDVLRDKYLGVRIHWIVNEKFKDAIINNPKIDKVITFTDKSSLIELSEELDLNSYDFVFDLHINRLTKIITSKVPVFYKYNKRVLDRFLLVYFKKKYDKIIPVPHLYMHALRDAGFKIPVAYRPSFFINPGTESRILGKYKMLKDFIAVVPGASYSTKIWPKEYFKQLLEKLQYPAFLLGNGEKEENISRFISQGNNFAFDMVGKLSLEETAVFVKNAKVLLTNDSGLMHLAQCFRTPVVAIFGCTTEEFGFFPYATEHVIMENKELTCRPCTHFGKKYCPKRHFKCMTDISPKMIYNAIKKFL, from the coding sequence ATGAAAGTTCTGATATTAAGATACTCATCATTAGGTGATATTATACTTGCTACTCCGGTGCTGGATGTGCTTAGAGATAAGTATCTTGGTGTCAGAATTCATTGGATTGTAAATGAGAAGTTTAAAGATGCAATTATCAACAATCCGAAAATTGATAAAGTTATCACATTTACTGATAAGAGCTCTCTCATAGAGCTATCCGAAGAATTGGATCTAAACAGTTATGATTTTGTGTTTGATCTACATATAAATCGATTGACAAAAATTATAACTTCAAAGGTTCCAGTTTTCTATAAATACAATAAAAGAGTTCTGGATAGATTTCTTCTGGTCTATTTCAAAAAGAAATATGACAAGATAATACCTGTTCCTCATCTGTATATGCATGCTTTGCGGGATGCTGGGTTTAAAATTCCTGTAGCCTACAGACCATCTTTTTTTATCAATCCTGGTACAGAATCAAGGATATTGGGCAAATATAAAATGCTTAAGGACTTTATAGCAGTAGTTCCTGGAGCAAGTTATAGCACAAAGATTTGGCCGAAAGAGTATTTCAAACAATTATTGGAGAAGCTTCAATATCCAGCTTTTCTTCTGGGAAATGGAGAAAAAGAGGAGAATATTTCAAGGTTTATATCTCAGGGAAATAATTTCGCTTTTGATATGGTTGGTAAATTAAGTTTAGAGGAAACTGCAGTATTTGTTAAAAATGCAAAAGTTCTACTAACAAATGATAGCGGTCTCATGCACCTTGCTCAATGCTTCAGAACGCCAGTAGTTGCTATATTTGGGTGTACAACAGAAGAGTTTGGCTTTTTCCCATATGCTACTGAGCATGTAATTATGGAAAATAAGGAGCTAACCTGTAGACCTTGTACTCATTTTGGTAAAAAGTATTGTCCAAAGAGACATTTTAAATGTATGACAGATATATCTCCAAAAATGATATACAATGCTATAAAAAAATTCCTTTAA
- a CDS encoding dihydroorotate dehydrogenase: MNLGVNIGNVKLKNPIMTASGTFGYGDEFNEIYDISRLGGIVTKAITPEVRPGNALPRIAETEFGMLNSIGLANVGLKEFIEKKIPVIKNFGTEVFVNIAGKELKDYLIVAEAMNDYDFLAGLEVNISCPNVKEGGVAFGTKVEVAAEVTKEIRKIYKGHLMLKLSPNVTDIAAIAKAVEAEGADSVSVINTLFGMAIDINTFKPKVKSIVAGYSGPGIKPVALQAVWKCSKAVKIPVIGMGGIMNSDDVVEFLLAGATAVQVGTANFTNPTSSLKILEGLEAFMKKRGIDDIYNIIGKMITE; this comes from the coding sequence ATGAACTTAGGCGTAAATATCGGAAATGTAAAACTTAAAAACCCCATAATGACAGCATCTGGAACATTTGGATATGGTGATGAATTTAATGAAATATATGACATATCAAGACTTGGCGGTATTGTAACAAAAGCAATTACACCAGAAGTCAGACCCGGTAATGCATTACCTAGAATAGCCGAAACGGAATTTGGAATGTTAAACTCTATCGGTTTGGCCAATGTTGGATTGAAAGAGTTTATTGAGAAAAAAATTCCTGTTATTAAAAATTTTGGTACAGAAGTATTTGTCAATATTGCCGGTAAAGAGTTAAAAGATTATCTGATTGTTGCAGAGGCTATGAATGATTATGATTTCCTTGCAGGATTGGAAGTAAATATTTCTTGCCCAAATGTTAAAGAAGGTGGTGTTGCTTTTGGAACTAAAGTTGAAGTAGCTGCTGAAGTTACAAAAGAGATCCGAAAGATTTATAAAGGTCATTTGATGTTAAAACTTTCACCAAATGTGACAGATATTGCAGCAATAGCAAAAGCTGTTGAAGCTGAGGGAGCCGATTCGGTTTCTGTTATAAACACACTTTTTGGAATGGCAATTGACATAAATACTTTCAAACCAAAAGTAAAATCTATTGTAGCAGGATACAGTGGACCTGGAATTAAACCTGTTGCATTGCAAGCTGTTTGGAAATGTAGCAAAGCTGTAAAAATTCCAGTTATTGGAATGGGCGGTATTATGAATTCTGACGATGTTGTAGAATTCCTGCTTGCTGGAGCTACTGCGGTACAAGTTGGTACAGCTAATTTTACAAATCCTACTTCATCTTTAAAAATTCTTGAAGGTCTTGAAGCTTTCATGAAAAAAAGAGGAATAGATGATATTTATAATATTATTGGTAAAATGATAACTGAGTAG
- a CDS encoding insulinase family protein — translation MFSKDSIYHGFKLKNKIFIDDIESDFYQFEHLHSGARVVALKNNDSNKLFSISFRTLPENSTGTAHIMEHCVLNGSVKFPSDDLFNEITKGSMLTFINALTGSDKTFYPFSTRNSKEYFNIMDIYLDVVFNPLLEKNTFLREGWHYELDENENLTYTGIVYNEMKGAFSDPLRKISYLLKRELFRGSSYGFESGGYPADIPNLTYEQFLEFHKKFYSPSNSTIIIYGNEDLNTELEKIDRDFLSKTEKNSETITFTEPEKIDKPVVVKEYYPSTEQDTKNKTMVSIGIRLDNRKDIITSYAISMLIEIILRSESSPLRRALMDSSLCNEFTGFFDNSIKYPYLKLFMLNTEEKNIETLLNIYRDELDKIVNNGLDKEWIESEITPSYFEIMENSIDSSRGYVYMLEMITSLNFNEDVSNVLNMRDTYSKVIDKLYDHEFVKDIIKNLMSGLDRSVTIIMEPVNNKENVDENNKAELEEIKKSMSSDELENIRKITNEINDFKLVSQTKLPSLGLEDLELLTEKNKLQKTEINGVECTYTNEFCNDICFISLGFKLENIPAKYLVYLDFLGISLTELGTKKRDFSDLSKDIKRSIGGYSSYFQSHTRVEDHMSFTPYFWLDFKFLKDSELLFSDVLNDMILETNCSNKSRVQETMNRNFLFKDRSLQSDGYSFLVYLLKSNTSLQGVYSELINGISSLKVHKNILADYKKNEKKFLKDLMTLKSYLFNKNNLMINWVCDERNNEMMRRVSQNLIQNLPDSEFINKYDRISQDIKKNSAILTNSNVLMNGLGENIYDCGLEYHGSFDVMKSWLTRDFLIEEIRSKGGAYGADCRFNDIDGFMGFFSYRDPNLTRSFETYKKIPEAIRKLEISDELLLQLKIGSYSEFDPLLNPFSNGRINKDRYLSGIEFPSILNAANEILETTVEEMRSYSEVLGKLVEKSVKCSVGDRSKILKEKDIFDELVEY, via the coding sequence ATGTTTTCTAAGGATTCGATCTATCACGGCTTTAAATTAAAAAATAAAATTTTTATTGATGATATAGAATCAGATTTTTATCAATTCGAACATCTTCATTCAGGAGCAAGAGTTGTTGCTTTAAAAAACAATGACAGCAATAAACTATTTTCGATATCTTTTAGAACATTACCTGAAAATTCTACTGGAACAGCACATATTATGGAACATTGCGTATTAAACGGTTCTGTAAAATTTCCTTCTGATGATCTTTTTAACGAGATAACAAAGGGTAGTATGCTAACTTTTATAAATGCTCTTACTGGTTCCGATAAAACTTTTTATCCATTCTCCACAAGAAATAGTAAAGAGTATTTCAATATTATGGATATTTATCTGGATGTTGTTTTTAATCCACTACTTGAAAAAAATACTTTTTTACGAGAAGGTTGGCACTATGAATTGGATGAAAATGAAAATTTGACATACACTGGAATTGTTTATAATGAGATGAAGGGAGCTTTTTCAGATCCACTTAGAAAAATCTCCTATCTCTTGAAAAGAGAACTTTTTAGAGGTAGTTCTTATGGCTTCGAGTCTGGGGGATATCCTGCAGATATTCCAAATCTTACCTACGAACAATTTTTAGAGTTTCATAAAAAATTCTATTCTCCATCTAATAGCACAATAATTATTTATGGCAATGAAGATTTAAACACTGAATTAGAAAAAATAGATAGAGATTTTCTTTCAAAAACAGAGAAAAATAGTGAGACGATTACATTCACTGAACCTGAAAAGATAGATAAACCAGTGGTAGTAAAAGAGTATTATCCTTCTACAGAACAGGATACCAAAAATAAAACAATGGTATCAATTGGAATCAGGCTGGATAATAGGAAAGATATTATTACTTCATATGCCATCAGTATGCTTATTGAGATTATTTTGCGTTCAGAATCTTCACCTTTAAGACGAGCCTTGATGGACAGCAGTTTATGCAATGAATTTACTGGATTTTTCGATAACAGCATAAAATATCCATATTTGAAACTTTTCATGTTAAATACGGAAGAGAAAAATATTGAAACATTACTTAATATTTACAGAGATGAACTCGACAAAATAGTTAATAATGGTCTTGATAAAGAGTGGATTGAATCTGAGATAACTCCTAGTTATTTTGAGATTATGGAAAACTCAATTGATAGTTCAAGAGGGTATGTCTATATGCTCGAGATGATCACTTCTCTTAATTTCAATGAAGATGTTTCTAATGTTCTAAACATGCGTGATACCTATTCCAAAGTTATTGACAAACTTTACGATCATGAATTTGTGAAAGATATTATTAAAAATCTGATGTCAGGGTTGGATAGATCTGTTACAATTATCATGGAACCTGTAAATAATAAAGAAAATGTTGACGAAAATAATAAAGCTGAACTTGAAGAGATAAAAAAATCGATGAGTTCTGATGAACTTGAAAATATTCGTAAAATTACAAATGAGATCAATGATTTTAAATTGGTTTCCCAAACAAAATTACCTTCCCTTGGACTTGAAGATCTTGAATTGTTAACTGAAAAAAACAAATTGCAAAAAACAGAAATTAATGGAGTGGAGTGTACTTATACGAATGAGTTTTGTAATGACATTTGCTTCATTTCACTTGGTTTTAAATTGGAAAATATTCCTGCCAAATATTTAGTATATCTTGATTTTTTGGGTATTTCATTGACCGAGCTAGGAACAAAAAAGAGAGATTTTTCAGATTTGTCAAAAGATATAAAAAGATCAATTGGTGGTTACAGTAGCTATTTTCAATCTCACACAAGAGTAGAAGATCATATGAGCTTCACCCCTTACTTTTGGCTGGATTTCAAATTTCTAAAAGATTCAGAACTTCTATTCTCTGATGTTCTAAATGATATGATACTTGAAACTAATTGTTCAAATAAGAGTAGGGTGCAGGAGACGATGAACAGGAACTTTTTGTTCAAAGATAGAAGTTTGCAATCGGATGGATATTCTTTTTTGGTCTATCTTTTAAAATCTAATACTTCTCTACAGGGTGTCTACAGTGAATTGATAAACGGTATTTCATCACTTAAAGTTCACAAAAATATTCTAGCAGATTATAAAAAAAATGAAAAGAAATTTTTGAAAGATCTGATGACTTTAAAATCATATCTCTTCAATAAGAACAATTTGATGATAAACTGGGTTTGCGACGAGAGAAATAATGAAATGATGAGAAGAGTCTCTCAAAATTTGATCCAAAATCTTCCAGATAGTGAATTTATAAATAAGTACGATAGAATATCTCAAGATATTAAGAAAAATAGTGCCATTCTTACAAACTCAAATGTTTTAATGAATGGACTTGGTGAAAATATATATGATTGCGGGTTGGAATATCATGGAAGTTTTGATGTTATGAAATCATGGCTAACCAGAGATTTTCTAATTGAGGAAATTCGTTCCAAGGGTGGAGCTTATGGAGCTGACTGCAGATTTAACGATATTGATGGATTCATGGGATTTTTTTCCTACAGAGATCCTAATTTGACTAGAAGTTTTGAAACTTATAAAAAGATACCTGAAGCTATCAGAAAACTAGAGATTAGTGATGAGCTATTACTTCAATTAAAAATTGGTTCATATTCTGAATTTGATCCACTTCTAAATCCTTTCTCTAACGGTAGAATAAACAAAGATCGCTACCTTTCAGGAATAGAATTTCCATCTATTTTAAATGCCGCTAATGAAATTTTGGAAACTACAGTAGAAGAGATGAGAAGCTACTCCGAGGTATTGGGGAAACTTGTGGAGAAATCGGTTAAGTGTTCTGTTGGTGACAGGAGTAAAATTCTAAAGGAAAAAGATATATTTGATGAATTAGTAGAGTATTAA
- a CDS encoding chitobiase/beta-hexosaminidase C-terminal domain-containing protein gives MLLTSKILRIVYFATLTITMAAGINSCSESSSTSVKAETETVKQPTFSHLAGRYNHDIELTISTSSKNTKIYYTLDGSDPSVNSTLYEDPIIISGDSTQVRVKAWAYSSEMYLLGSVSSFYKIDYTYNDYDFNTDLSLEEFKDKFTGKWIGFTSNEWTSDYNVYFDFRDCGLYSARSISLCDSNECMTSALYWGTDADSFNKTFEIESINCGIGYGNIILYWSSEVVKEATLNNIRFSKDCNNLSFSVNYENSSPLNYVLTRINED, from the coding sequence ATGCTATTAACGAGTAAAATATTAAGAATAGTATATTTTGCGACTCTTACTATTACAATGGCAGCAGGAATAAATTCATGCTCTGAATCGTCGTCAACGTCTGTAAAAGCAGAGACAGAGACAGTTAAACAGCCAACATTTAGTCATTTGGCAGGACGGTACAATCACGATATTGAGCTAACAATAAGTACCAGCTCAAAGAATACCAAAATTTACTACACTTTGGACGGGTCTGATCCTTCTGTAAATTCAACTCTATATGAAGACCCAATCATTATAAGTGGAGATAGTACTCAAGTTAGGGTTAAGGCTTGGGCATATTCTAGCGAAATGTACCTCCTAGGAAGTGTAAGTTCTTTTTACAAGATTGATTACACATATAACGATTATGATTTTAATACTGATCTAAGTTTGGAAGAGTTTAAAGATAAATTTACTGGAAAGTGGATCGGTTTTACAAGCAACGAATGGACTTCAGACTATAATGTATATTTTGACTTTCGAGATTGTGGTTTATACTCTGCTAGATCAATAAGTTTATGTGATTCTAATGAATGTATGACAAGTGCTTTATATTGGGGAACTGATGCAGACTCTTTTAATAAGACATTTGAAATTGAGAGTATAAATTGTGGTATTGGTTATGGAAATATTATTCTTTACTGGAGTTCTGAGGTAGTTAAAGAGGCAACTTTAAACAATATTAGATTTTCAAAAGACTGTAACAATTTAAGCTTTTCAGTAAATTATGAAAATTCAAGTCCCTTAAATTATGTTCTTACTAGAATTAATGAAGACTAA
- the rnr gene encoding ribonuclease R — MNKKPRHKRRPDNKKSQKSSIAPIKAPKKEGSKSSKGRRTFTGFCEVIKNKNVRVHCDQFDHHVFVHSKNNPGVGDGDIVEFFLTNSVGDLEGKIVKILRRVQVEFVGIVELRMEKLYVKTDNDLLVYVPNELSLDAKPDMMVLVRVDNFDRKTSGEIIEVLGEKNAPHVSMMVIARKHGFKEVFPKEALDELTGITPDFIEVNGQERVDLRSKKLFTVDPTDAKDFDDAITISRKSDGYELGVHIADVSAFVTEGSNLDKEAFERGFSLYLPSSVIPMLPPLLSNHYCSLNPNTDRLAFSCLMELNDKGEVKKYSFRETIVHSTKRFDYKTFQKSLENIENGEKAVEGFEDFSEEILLSAELKRKLKANRIANGSIEFELPETKIELDKDGKVTAIYPYQTFEANQIIEEFMLIANKCAADFMLNRENKMSGVYRIHEEPSTEKLEGFLEELKKNGIKFSKPKNIIDYRFMQSVIEKVKAHPNGDVLSYNFLRSMRKAKYSVDNLGHYGLAFDRYTHFTSPIRRYADLMVHRIIKKHLRTLAVRKNDDRLKIVDNKCKFVSLREIKSIKAEYEAKDLKIAEFMAEKKGQTFDGVIAGISPHGFYVRLREIPVEGLVHVKNLKDDHYNYFEDKRLLKGRKYGKEYFSGIDVKVILESVNLELMTIDFDLVKEKKETASAE; from the coding sequence ATGAATAAAAAACCGAGACATAAAAGAAGACCGGATAATAAAAAATCTCAAAAAAGTTCAATTGCTCCTATTAAAGCTCCAAAAAAAGAGGGAAGTAAATCTTCTAAAGGGAGACGAACATTTACCGGGTTTTGTGAAGTTATAAAAAATAAAAATGTAAGAGTACACTGTGATCAATTTGATCATCACGTATTTGTTCATTCAAAAAATAATCCTGGTGTAGGCGATGGAGATATTGTTGAATTTTTTCTTACAAATTCAGTTGGTGATTTAGAAGGTAAGATTGTAAAAATACTTAGACGAGTACAAGTGGAGTTTGTTGGAATAGTAGAACTACGAATGGAAAAATTGTATGTTAAGACTGATAATGATCTCTTAGTTTATGTGCCAAATGAATTATCACTAGACGCTAAGCCTGACATGATGGTTTTGGTAAGAGTTGATAATTTTGACAGAAAAACATCAGGGGAGATTATAGAGGTTCTTGGCGAAAAAAACGCTCCTCATGTAAGTATGATGGTTATTGCAAGAAAACATGGGTTTAAGGAAGTTTTTCCTAAAGAAGCATTGGATGAGCTGACAGGTATTACTCCTGATTTCATTGAGGTAAATGGACAAGAGAGGGTTGATTTAAGATCGAAAAAATTGTTTACGGTTGATCCTACCGATGCTAAAGATTTTGATGATGCTATTACAATTAGTAGAAAAAGCGATGGTTATGAGCTTGGAGTTCATATAGCGGATGTTTCTGCTTTTGTAACCGAAGGTTCAAACCTTGACAAAGAGGCTTTTGAAAGAGGCTTTTCACTGTATCTACCATCTTCCGTGATACCAATGCTTCCTCCTCTCTTATCAAATCATTATTGTAGTTTAAATCCCAATACGGACAGGTTAGCTTTCTCCTGTCTAATGGAATTGAATGATAAGGGTGAAGTCAAAAAGTATAGTTTTAGAGAGACAATTGTTCATTCAACGAAAAGATTTGATTATAAAACATTTCAAAAATCACTGGAAAATATTGAGAATGGAGAAAAAGCAGTAGAGGGATTCGAAGATTTTTCAGAAGAAATTTTACTTTCAGCTGAGCTTAAAAGAAAATTAAAAGCTAATAGAATCGCTAATGGCAGTATTGAGTTTGAGCTTCCTGAAACAAAGATTGAACTAGACAAAGATGGTAAGGTAACTGCAATCTATCCTTATCAAACCTTTGAAGCTAATCAGATAATTGAAGAGTTTATGTTGATTGCAAACAAATGTGCAGCGGATTTTATGCTCAACAGAGAGAATAAAATGAGTGGAGTTTATAGAATTCATGAAGAGCCATCTACAGAAAAATTGGAAGGTTTTTTAGAAGAGTTGAAGAAAAATGGAATAAAGTTTTCAAAACCTAAAAATATTATAGATTATAGATTCATGCAATCTGTGATTGAAAAAGTAAAAGCTCATCCCAATGGTGATGTATTATCCTACAATTTTCTTAGATCTATGAGGAAAGCCAAGTACAGTGTGGATAATCTAGGGCATTATGGACTTGCTTTTGATAGATATACCCACTTTACTTCTCCAATTAGAAGGTACGCTGATCTAATGGTCCATAGAATAATTAAAAAGCATCTTAGAACTTTGGCAGTTAGAAAAAATGATGACAGATTAAAAATTGTTGACAATAAATGTAAATTTGTCTCTTTACGTGAAATTAAATCAATTAAAGCTGAATATGAAGCTAAAGATTTAAAAATAGCTGAATTTATGGCTGAGAAAAAAGGTCAAACATTTGATGGTGTAATAGCCGGCATTTCTCCCCATGGGTTCTATGTAAGATTGAGAGAGATTCCTGTGGAAGGGCTTGTGCATGTTAAAAATCTAAAAGATGACCATTATAATTATTTCGAAGATAAAAGACTTCTTAAAGGTAGGAAATATGGTAAAGAGTATTTCTCAGGTATTGATGTCAAGGTTATATTGGAATCTGTAAATCTTGAGCTTATGACTATTGATTTCGATCTAGTGAAAGAAAAGAAAGAGACCGCAAGTGCAGAGTAA
- a CDS encoding GNAT family N-acetyltransferase, producing the protein MQSNYSIQKITTNDKSEIEDLCKDIWEGDDYLPKRFDSWVDDKTGEFVKALHKGKIVGVGKLTMNSPCDAWLEGLRKLPSFEGKSVGFSIMDYFIKKLKLDNSVKTIALSTYIHNDEAIRLFERLGFVKILTRSYKFLDREKYINKDVEIKLCDDLTTNDIELFLKKSNYFKSLKGLITKDWKVLRYSNEIIQEFIDKGLTLCIKENDDIRALIVWHNAESAASISILDGDRKYLEDLIHYFIKDVSEKGFDHIAAFKTEDKKVGEILDSIGFTSWETENDFLLFTHPSKPMDLEIW; encoded by the coding sequence GTGCAGAGTAATTATTCAATTCAAAAAATTACAACGAATGATAAGTCTGAAATAGAAGATTTGTGTAAGGATATTTGGGAGGGTGATGATTATCTTCCCAAACGTTTTGATTCATGGGTGGATGATAAGACGGGTGAGTTTGTTAAGGCACTGCATAAAGGTAAAATTGTAGGAGTAGGAAAACTTACTATGAATTCTCCTTGTGATGCTTGGCTTGAAGGTTTGCGAAAATTGCCATCATTTGAAGGAAAATCGGTTGGTTTTTCCATAATGGACTACTTTATAAAAAAGTTAAAATTAGACAATTCTGTTAAAACAATTGCTCTTTCGACTTACATTCACAATGATGAGGCTATCAGACTTTTTGAAAGATTAGGATTTGTTAAAATTCTTACCAGATCCTATAAATTCCTTGATAGAGAAAAGTATATCAATAAAGATGTTGAAATTAAGCTTTGTGATGATTTAACAACGAACGATATTGAATTGTTTTTAAAGAAAAGTAATTATTTTAAGTCACTGAAAGGTCTGATAACAAAAGACTGGAAAGTTTTAAGATATTCGAATGAGATAATTCAAGAATTTATTGATAAAGGGTTAACTCTTTGCATCAAAGAAAATGACGATATAAGAGCATTGATAGTATGGCATAATGCAGAATCTGCTGCCTCAATTTCAATACTTGATGGAGATAGAAAGTATCTTGAAGATCTAATACATTACTTCATAAAAGATGTTAGTGAAAAAGGATTTGATCATATAGCTGCATTTAAAACTGAGGATAAAAAGGTTGGTGAGATTCTGGATTCTATTGGATTTACCAGTTGGGAAACTGAAAATGATTTCCTTCTGTTTACTCATCCTTCTAAGCCTATGGATCTTGAAATATGGTAG
- a CDS encoding 1-acyl-sn-glycerol-3-phosphate acyltransferase: MLLIVKLKVLLLTLSYFFAEPYIIFIKLTKGENEMRKKAKKMSHLWSKSIFKWLNTNVEIINEENIPEGPVVVISNHQSSLDIPLLMCYLKNNPSFIAKKELKRIPVVSFWMNLLGCVYLDRKSPRSALLSFKKAAEIIQSGQSIVIFPEGTRSRELKEFKKGSFKLALMAGVPILPVTIIGTERVMDYKISQKKCVRILIEKPISIEQLSKEELKLIPEIVREKIEKNYNTFIDDSILCM, encoded by the coding sequence ATGTTGTTAATTGTAAAACTAAAAGTTTTGCTACTTACTTTATCCTATTTTTTCGCAGAACCATACATAATCTTTATCAAGCTGACAAAGGGCGAAAATGAGATGAGAAAAAAAGCTAAAAAAATGTCTCACCTCTGGAGTAAATCAATTTTCAAATGGTTAAACACTAATGTCGAAATTATTAATGAAGAAAATATACCCGAAGGTCCTGTTGTTGTTATTTCAAATCATCAAAGTTCACTTGATATTCCTCTTTTAATGTGTTATTTGAAAAACAATCCTTCTTTTATTGCTAAAAAAGAGCTAAAAAGAATTCCTGTTGTTTCATTCTGGATGAATCTTTTAGGATGTGTATATCTTGATAGGAAAAGTCCAAGATCAGCTTTGCTGTCATTCAAGAAAGCCGCAGAAATTATACAATCTGGACAAAGTATTGTAATTTTTCCTGAAGGAACCAGGAGTAGAGAGTTAAAAGAATTTAAAAAAGGGTCATTTAAACTGGCATTAATGGCTGGTGTACCTATATTACCGGTTACAATAATTGGAACAGAAAGGGTAATGGACTATAAGATTAGTCAAAAAAAATGTGTGAGAATTTTAATTGAAAAACCGATCAGTATTGAGCAGCTTTCTAAGGAAGAATTAAAATTAATACCTGAAATTGTAAGGGAAAAAATTGAAAAAAACTATAATACTTTTATTGACGACTCTATTCTTTGCATGTAG
- a CDS encoding DUF1573 domain-containing protein: MKKTIILLLTTLFFACSEKDIQFSLDEVNFGDVKPVSVHEKLFYLRNLSGFTVSIDSIYSGCSCTKVELEDQFIKPFDSIEVYLRFESRNRPGNMVKSFTVYEKNSALTCSIRCNVLSNF, from the coding sequence TTGAAAAAAACTATAATACTTTTATTGACGACTCTATTCTTTGCATGTAGTGAAAAAGATATTCAATTTTCTTTAGATGAAGTAAATTTCGGTGATGTAAAGCCCGTTTCTGTTCATGAGAAATTGTTTTATCTTAGGAATTTATCTGGTTTTACGGTTAGTATAGATTCTATATATAGCGGATGTAGTTGCACAAAGGTTGAATTGGAAGATCAATTTATAAAACCTTTTGATAGTATTGAAGTTTATCTGAGATTTGAATCAAGGAATAGACCGGGAAATATGGTTAAATCTTTCACTGTTTATGAAAAAAATAGTGCCCTTACCTGTAGTATTCGATGTAATGTACTTAGTAATTTTTGA